In Anopheles gambiae chromosome 2, idAnoGambNW_F1_1, whole genome shotgun sequence, a single window of DNA contains:
- the LOC1276043 gene encoding uncharacterized protein LOC1276043: MQISNIFVSSIGITLVCLIVSTHGYRATTAREMITQNLCVCPCGNPRGGKLYTTPNLRLNWFDAVSYCSSIGMSIATIKDTNERQLLQLHLDGDRRLTRSQKRSKIPYWIGANSLIAGQGLRWGLTDQEVKESAEWADGVAPANNRVEPFCVYIQGSTMSWVATSCDDEPRQFICEY; encoded by the exons ATGCAGATCTCAAACATATTTGTTAGCAGCATTGGGATTACCCTCGTTTGTCTAATCGTTTCTACGCACGGGTACAGGGCTACTACAGCGCGCG AAATGATTACCCAAAACCTGTGCGTTTGTCCGTGCGGCAATCCAAGAGGAGGAAAGCTGTACACTACGCCAAATTTACGA TTGAATTGGTTCGATGCCGTGTCCTACTGCAGCTCGATCGGAATGTCGATCGCTACGATAAAGGATACCAACGAGCGCCAATTATTGCAGCTTCATCTGGACGGAGATCGAAGACTGACACGATCgcagaaaagaagcaaaatacCGTACTGGATAGGAGCGAATAGTTTGATCGCCGGACAGGGGCTTCGATGGGGTCTCACTGATCAGGAGGTGAAAGAATCTGCTGAGTGGGCTGATGGGGTAGCGCCGGCCAATAATAGAGTGGAGCCATTCTGTGTTTATATACAGGGCTCTACAATGAGCTGGGTTGCGACTTCTTGCGATGATGAACCGAGACAATTTATTTGTGAATATTAG
- the LOC1276042 gene encoding C-type lectin 37Db, with amino-acid sequence MNLMITILITVITVVRGDLSGPHTVDDILQQNPCLCPCKPFEEKEYFIPISRTSDWFGAVAYCHSVGMELAEVLNEDEARAMGEVIAEEESDSDDEFYWIGANDLGVQGTYRWALTGRPVLYSQWAAGEPNHARGENGQQPAERCVAVAMDKYEWNDFQCTQQKPFICQQFRKH; translated from the exons atgaatttaatgatCACAATTCTAATTACTGTCATCACAGTGGTTCGTGGTGATCTATCGGGTCCACATACTGTGGATG ATATTCTTCAACAAAACCCATGCCTTTGCCCATGCAAACCGTTCGAGGAGAAAGAATACTTCATTCCCATCAGTCGG ACGAGCGACTGGTTCGGTGCCGTTGCCTACTGCCACAGCGTTGGCATGGAGCTGGCCGAGGTGCTGAACGAAGACGAAGCACGAGCCATGGGCGAAGTGATCGCGGAGGAAGAATCCGACTCGGATGACGAGTTTTACTGGATTGGAGCGAATGATCTCGGCGTGCAGGGTACTTACCGGTGGGCATTAACTGGACGGCCAGTGTTGTACAGCCAATGGGCAGCAGGTGAACCGAACCATGCTCGCGGTGAGAATGGCCAACAGCCCGCCGAACGATGCGTCGCTGTTGCGATGGACAAGTACGAGTGGAACGATTTCCAATGTACGCAGCAGAAGCCGTTCATCTGTCAACAGTTCCGAAAACATTGA